From the genome of Longimicrobiales bacterium:
TGGCCCATGAGCCACGGGGCTCTTGGAATGACGTACGAGCAGGCTTCGGCACGCGCACAGGTGCTGCGGCGGTCAGACGGTGATCTGCTCACCTATGGAGACGGCGTCCTGCATCACTTCACCGCGGCGATCACTACTGCCGAGACCTCCGCGAGGAACCGCGAACAGATCCTCCTTGATTACTTGGCATTCCGGCGCGACGGCATTGAGCGGGGACAGGACGGCCCAGCGGAATACGTGCTGCACTCTGCGCACGACCCGGGGATGGCCCGGCGTCTCGCCGCCATGCTCGTGCAGAACGGGATCGATGTCCGAGAGGCAACAGGCCCCGTGACGCTAGACGGACGACAGCTGTCCCCCGAAGGCACGTTCATCGTGCCCATGGCTCAGCCAGCTCACCGTTTCGTCAGGAACCTCCTCGACGCGCACGTCCCCATGGATGACGCGTTCATCCAAAAGCAGATCGATCGTCGGGCGCGCCGCCAATCCGACCAGATATACGACCTGACTGCCTGGAGCCAATCGCTGCTCTGGGACGTCGAGGTCATCGTTGCAGACGATCCAACCGGGGCAGCTGGCGCGGCCTTCGAAGAGACCAGCACACCTTCCAGTGTCGTTCTGCCTGAGGCCGTTGTTGGATACCTCATGCCGTGGGGGACGAGCGCAGCGAGTGCTGTGGCCGAAGCGCTTCGGGACGGCATCCGGGTTCGGGCCGCTGGGGCCAGCTTCACACTTGGCGGACGGGAGTACCCCGTCGGCACGGCGATCGTCCGGACTGCTGAGAACGACTCGGACCTTCGGCAACGTCTCGGTAGCATCGCCGCCTCCCACGGAGCCGAGGTAGTGGCTGTAGATGATTCCTATGTCCAAGAAGGCGCATCGCTTGGCAGCAACAGTGTGAGGGCCCTGAGGGCGCCACGCGTACTCCTGGTCTACGATTCGCCTGGCAGCACCAACTCCGTCGGCTTCGCGAGATACGTCTTAGAGCAGCGCTACGCGCAGCCTACGGTTGCCGTCCGGGCTTCGAGCCTGGGACGTGCAAACCTCTCCGACTACGATGTCATCGTCTTCCCGAGCGGCAACTACTCTGGAGCCGTAGGCGCCGGATTGGTCGCCGAACTGCGGAACTGGATGTCCAACGGCGGAACGATGATCACGATGGCGGGATCGAGCGCTTGGGCAATCCGCGCGGGCCTCCTCTCGACCACGACCGAACGACGAGGAGGACGCGCACAGGGCGAAGACCCACCTAAGGGCAGCACCCCGGATCAGCCCATCGAGTACCTGGAGGAGATCGTACCGGACGACGAGAGCCCTGAATCCGTCCCTGGTGTCATCTTGCGCACCATACTGGACACTGAGCACTGGATGTCTTCCGGGACGGACGGGGAGATCGGTGTTCTTGTCCAAGGCAATCGCGTCTTTACACCAATGACGCTCGACAACGGATCCAACGTTGGCCGCTACGCCGAACTCGACGACCTGGTCCTAAGTGGTGTCGTTTGGGACGAGGCCCGTCCGCAGCTCGCGAGCAAAGCATTCTTGATGATCGAGTCTTATGGCAGCGGACAGATCGTGTCGTTTGCGGAGGACCCAAACTTCCGCGCGTACACGGAGGCCACTCAACTCCTCTTCATGAACGCGGTACTCCTCGGGCCGGGACGGTAGGGCCGAGCGACCTCCTAGAAATCCGCCCCTGAGGCATCGTCCTCAACCCGACGCCCGGCCAGGTAGCCGACACAGTATCCGCGCAGGGTCGTTTCGAACTTGTCCATATCCGGCGACGACCTGAGCCCTGCCTCTCCCTTGCCCTTCAAGGCCTCGGCGAGCTTCCCGACCTTTTGGGCGAGATCCATGACATAAGGGTCTCCTCCCATGACGAGTTCTTCCGGCTCTATATGCTCGTCGTCACCCATTCCGGTTACGACACCGCCCGCCGATTCGAATTCAGGAAGTCCTGACTCGTCTTCGACCGGATCACGATGAGGAATGGGCTCATCGGGGGAGATGAACGCGTCATCTACTTGATCGTGGCGCTCTGGCATGGGCTCGTCCGGGGAAATAAAGCCTTCGCCCAGCGCATCAGCAGACGACTGATTCCAGTCGTTGTCCCTCGCTTGCTTGCGGGACCCCGGCGGAAACGCCGGCGGCGGAAGCCTGCTCCCCATACTCTTGTCGCTCATTCGCTCGACCCCCATCAAGGGATACCACAGTTGTGCCCTCCGAATATACGGCCGGGGCGCGCGGCAAACAGGGTTTGGCCTAGAGCACCATCTTGATCAAGACGAAGCCAGCCACCAGTAACACGCCAAAGACCGTCACAAGCCAATTGAAATAACGATCAATGAACCCAGCGATCGGCGTCCCGAACTTGTAGATCAGCGCAGCCAGAATGAAGAAGCGCAGGCCACGGCTCAGTACCGAGGCGATCAAGAAGATCCCGAAGTTGATCGAGAAGACACCAGCAGACAGCGTGAAGACCTTGTACGGGATCGGTGTTAATCCAGCGAAGAAAATCGCCCAGAAATCCCAACGGTCATAAAGCGCTTGGACACGGTCAAACGCATGCGAACTCACCCCGGGCACGTATTGGAAAAAGAACGGCTCGAGAACCTGCCAACCTCCTGCCCCGATGCCGTACCCGATCACACCTCCGATCACCGACGCCGCTGTCGCAATCGCAGCGAAACGCAGGGACTTCGTGGCCGCGCCTAGACACAGCGCAATGAGGAGCGGATCTGGCGGAATCGGGAAAAACGACGATTCGGCCATCGCAAGTAGGAACAACGCCCCTACCCCGTAGGGAGTCTCAGCCCAGTGCAACACCCAGTCGTACAGGCGCCGGACTAGGCCCGGACGCGTAGCGTCTTCGCTCACCCCGCCTCCGACTTCCAAGCGAATTGCCCCAACAAGGGCACAAATGTGACCGTATCCTTTACGACGTCTTCCGTCACGAGAAAGCCCGTCTTCTGCACATGGACAAGTTCTTGGCCGTCCCGAGAGCCGACGGGAATGAGCATGCGCCCGCCGTCTGCGAGTTGATCCACCAGCGCGCCAGGGATCGATGGCCCACCGGCCGACACAACGATGACGTCGAATGGCTGATACTTCCGCCAACCAATCGTCCCGTCTCCGACGAGGAGCGCGACGTTCTGCACGCTCATCACGTCGAGCGCCTTCCGCGCCCGCGAGGACAACTCCCTGATTCGCTCTACCGAATAGACCCGGTCCGAACAAAGAGCGAGTAGCGCGGTGAGAAATCCGCTTCCGGTTCCGACCTCGAGGACCTTCTCGGTAGCCGTCGGCTTCAGCAGTGACAGGTAGTACGCCTGTAGGGACGGCTGCGATGCAGTCTGTCCGAACCCGATGGGGATCGGCGCGTCTTCATACGCCCGCGGCCAAACACCCTCCGGCAAGAACACGTGCCTGGGCACCATATCGAAGTACTGAAGCGTCTCGAGATCGTCGATGCCGCGCGCACGAATATCTTCGATCAGCTTCCGTCGATATCCGACGAAGCGATGGTCATCGATCGGGTCTATAGATCGAGGTTCCAAGCGCGGATCTCCTCGAGAAGCTTGTAGTTGGTTAGGTCCAAGTGCAGTGGCGTGACTGAAACATAGCCGTCTTCCACCGCTTGAAAGTCAGAGTCGGCATCCCCTCTCCAGATGACATCCCCACCACCGATCCAGAAGTACTCTTTGCCGCTCGGATCGTTGGCACGCGTGATGGAATCCGCATATCGGCGTCGGCCGAGCGAAGTCACCTTCATCCCCTTTACCTCGGATGGGTCAACACTCGGCAGGTTCACGTTGAAGAGCGTGTCTTCCGGGAATCGGTCCTGACGGAGAATCGACTCCAGCACGGAGCGGACCACCGGCTCCCAGCCGGCCAACTCCTCGTGCTTGCGGCCCACGTAAGAGAGAGCGATCGCGGGGATCCCGATCACGGTCGCCTCCATGGCCGCGGCCACGGTGCCCGAATAGAGCACGTCTTCGCCCAAGTTCGGGCCATGGTTCACGCCCGATACACAGACGTCCGGGCGGTCCTCGAGGAGTTCGTTCACAGCGAGAATCACACAGTCGGTCGGCGTACCGTCTACGACATAGGCGCCGTCAGGAGTGCGCCGCGCGCGCAGCGGGTTGTGCAGGGTGAGCGAATGGCTCGTGGCGCTTTGCTCACGATCGGGAGCCACGACGGTCACGACTCCGAGCGACGATGCAGCCGACGCGAGGACACCGATGCCGGTGGCGAGGTACCCGTCGTCGTTCGTGCAGAGGATCTTCATGGACACGGATTATTCGTCTTCGAGGACGGAACCCGGTGTGAGCACGTTCTTCAGCGCCTCCAACTCGGACTTCATACTCAAGAGGAACTCGGGCCGGAGGACCTCTTGGCGCTCTTCGGCCAGCTCGCCGGACTTCCGCATCTCGATCAGTCGCTTGTTCGCACCTTCGATCGTGTACTTCTCGTCGTAGAGAAGGTGCTTCACGAGGAGAATCACCTCGATGTCTTTCGATCGATATACGCGATTGCCGGCCCTGTTCTTGGTCGGATTCAGGACGTCGAACTGAGACTCCCAATACCGGAGCACGTGGGGCTTGAGCCCCGAAAGGCCACAGACTTCTCCGATCGAGTAGTACACCTTCTTCGCGATCAACTCGTTCATCACGACTCCTCTGGGGCTACGCCAACGGATCTTCTTCATCTGTGGATCCCACGCCGCAATCACTGGGCGTAGGGACTGTTCTTGTTCACTCATGACCACTTTTCCGGTCTCGGCGCTCGAAGCATCAGGTCCGTAAGCGCCTCCGCGGGGCTCTTTCCTTCGTGTACGATCTGGTAGACCTGCTCCGCGATCGGCATCTCAACGCCGTGCTGCTTGGACAGGTCATGTACCGCCTCGGCTGCCTTCAGGCCCTCGGCCACCGCGGTCATGTCACCGAGGATCGCTTCCAAGGGCTCTCCCTGGCCGAGCCGGAACCCAACGGTACGATTTCGGCTCAGGGATCCGGTGCACGTCAGCACTAGATCCCCCATTCCGGCCAGTCCTGAGAAAGTACTCACCTCAGCGCCCATAGCGACCCCGAGTCGAGTCGTCTCGGCGAGTCCTCTCGTGATCAGGGCAGCCATCGTGTTGTGGCCGTACCCCAAGCCCGCTGTAATGCCCGCTGCGACCGCCATCACGTTCTTCAGCGCACCACCCAACTCAACGCCGACGACGTCTGTGTTGGTGTATACCCGAAAATACGGGGTCTGGAACGCCAACTGAGCGACCGCGGCTGCCTCTGCACTGCGACCAGCAATGACAACGGCGGTTGGCGACTCGGATACCACCTCTGTGGCAAAACTCGGACCGGAGAGCACACAGAAGCGATCCATGACTTGAGCAGGGAGAATCTCATCCAACACTTGGTCCATCCTCAGGAGCGTCGACAACTCGATGCCCTTTGAAGCGCTGACCACAAGTGCCTCGTCCGACATGTACTTCGCTGCCCCCGTCATGACATCTCGGACGAAATGAGACGGGCTAACCGAGAGAACGAGCGTCGCCCCGTCCATGGCCTTGGCGAGGTCGGTGGTCGCTCGAAGGGTCTCGGGAAGCACCGCCTGGCCGAGGTAGGGATTGATGTGCTCGGTATTGATGGCTTCAGCCACACCAGCCTCGTACGACCACATCGTTACATCGTGCCCGCACTTGGAGAGCAGCGCTGCGAGTGCGGTCCCCCAGGCTCCAGCCCCCAGAACCGCAACCTTATGCAGGCTACTCATTAGTCTGCACCTGCCGCTTTCTTTGAACCAAATCGATTCTCCGTGCCTTTGAAGAGGCGTTTCACGTTCGATCTGTGCGCCCAGATCACGAAGAGTCCCAGCGCGGCCGTGAACCACAGCACGGAAACACCGCCTCGGTGTGGTACAAGCGCCACAAAAATCGGAAGGGTCGCGGCTGCACCGATGCTGCCGAGGGACACATACCCGGTCGGAATCGTCAGGAGAATCCACACGACGAACGATCCAAGCACAGCCCAGGGCGCGATTGCCAAGAAGACGCCAGCGCTCGCGGCGACTCCCTTCCCTCCCTTGAATCCGACCCACATCGAGAAGATGTGCCCGAAGATCGCGGCGGTCCCGAAAGCGAGTGTCCAGTTGAACCCAACACCAGCGATGTCCGCGAAGAACCAAACCGGGACGAACCCCTTAGCCACATCGACGATTACCACCGGAAGCGCCCATCTCGCGCCCATCACGCGGAACGCGTTGGTCGCGCCGAGATTGCCCGAGCCCTTTTCGCGCAGATCAATGCCGTGGAACGCCCGCCCGACCCAATAGCTGGTCGGCGTGGCGCCGAGCAGGTAGGAGAGGGCTAGGAGCGCATAGGTCATCAAATCTGTCTATTCCTTGTCGTGGCGGTCCTTACCGGCGCGGGGACGCAAGCGGATCGGGGTCCCCATGAACGACCAAGCGTGCCGGAACCCGCTTTGAAGGAAGCGAATGTAGCTGTCTGGCAACGCCTTCGGGTAGTTCGTGAAAATCGCGAAGGTCGGCGGACGAACAGTCACCTGCGTACCGTACTTGATCTTCACCCGATGCCCACGGTGAAGCGGCGGCGGCTGACGGAACAGGAGCTTCTCGAGCACCCGGTTCACTTCGGACGTGTCAATCCTCCGATGCCGCTCCTCGTGCACCTCGAGAATCATGTCGAGACACTTCCTGACGCGCTGCCCAGAAAGCGCCGACACGAACACGATCGGAACCCATTTGAGGAAGGGAACTCGCGCCTGGATCTTCTTCGAGAAATCGATCGACGTCATCGTGTCCTTCTCCACAAGATCCCACTTGTTTGCCAAGAGGATCACCGCTTTCCCAGCCTCCCACGCGGTCCGAATGATCTTGACGTCCTGGGCGTGTAGTTCCTCGTCACTGGAGTCGATCAACACGACGCACACATCAGACCCGTACACCACGCGCTCGGTCCGGATGGTCGAGTAGTACTCGACGTTGTCCTTCACCTTGGACTGTCGCCGAAGACCCGCCGTATCCACGAAGACCATGTTCTTACCGTGGTATTTGAACGGCGTATCGATCGGGTCCCGCGTGGTGCCGGCCACCTCGGACACGACGACCCGTTCTTCCCCGATGAGCCGATTCACAAAACTCGACTTCCCAACGTTCGGCTTCCCGACCACCGCGACACGGATCGTGTCTTCCTCGTAAACCTCAGCGGCTCCCTCAGGGATGGCCTCGAGCACCAAGTCCAGCAGATCTCCAGACCCCTTACCAGACAGGGCGCTCACCGGAATCGGCTCACCGATCCCGAGCGACCAGAACTCCTGGTGGTCCTGGTTGTAGGGGAGGTTGTCCGCCTTGTTGGCCACGAGCAGAACGGGCGTCTGTGTCTTGCGCAGGACCTCGGCCAGCTTTTGGTCGAGCGGCTGCACGCCTTCTTTCGTATCGACCAAGAAAAGGATCACGTCGGCTTCAGCCACCGCCAGCATCGCCTGCTGGCGGATCGCCTTGTCCATGGTCTCGTCACTGTCTTCCACAATCCCGCCGGTGTCGACAATGAAGAAGTGATGCCCGGCCCAGTCGGCCTTGGAGAAGTTCCGGTCGCGCGTGACACCAGGCTGATCGTCCACGATCGCAACCCGCGATCCAACCACCCGATTGAAGAAAGTCGATTTGCCCACATTAGGGCGACCAACAACTGCGATTACAGGGAGCCGCTCGCTCATGACGCGCCTAATGCCTCGGTGATTTCGTATCCGGGGATGACATGCGCCGGCCCCATCGCTGCCTTAAAGTCCAACATGGTCACATTGTCGATGAAGGCA
Proteins encoded in this window:
- a CDS encoding M14 family zinc carboxypeptidase encodes the protein MLGTFLLATVLQFVPQSQELAPGTRYDPSIPTLESVVGHDVREEITPPDQVVRYFETLADAAADRTHLIRYAESWEGRPLIVLVIGSPERIAALDDVKAGLTRLAHPAGLSDADAEALIAELPVVTALMHGVHGNEISSSGAAMAEAYHLLAAMDDPAVDLILQESLVLIDPVENPDGRARFVQQNRMARARWPNEASYSAEHDEPWPGGRVNHYLFDLNRDLFIQSQPETQGKVDVFLAYWPHIVADLHEMGGNSTYFFPPTAPPSNPWYGERQVALMDVFGRANATAFDQRGFAYFNRDVYDLFYPGYVDMWPMSHGALGMTYEQASARAQVLRRSDGDLLTYGDGVLHHFTAAITTAETSARNREQILLDYLAFRRDGIERGQDGPAEYVLHSAHDPGMARRLAAMLVQNGIDVREATGPVTLDGRQLSPEGTFIVPMAQPAHRFVRNLLDAHVPMDDAFIQKQIDRRARRQSDQIYDLTAWSQSLLWDVEVIVADDPTGAAGAAFEETSTPSSVVLPEAVVGYLMPWGTSAASAVAEALRDGIRVRAAGASFTLGGREYPVGTAIVRTAENDSDLRQRLGSIAASHGAEVVAVDDSYVQEGASLGSNSVRALRAPRVLLVYDSPGSTNSVGFARYVLEQRYAQPTVAVRASSLGRANLSDYDVIVFPSGNYSGAVGAGLVAELRNWMSNGGTMITMAGSSAWAIRAGLLSTTTERRGGRAQGEDPPKGSTPDQPIEYLEEIVPDDESPESVPGVILRTILDTEHWMSSGTDGEIGVLVQGNRVFTPMTLDNGSNVGRYAELDDLVLSGVVWDEARPQLASKAFLMIESYGSGQIVSFAEDPNFRAYTEATQLLFMNAVLLGPGR
- a CDS encoding VTT domain-containing protein, with amino-acid sequence MSEDATRPGLVRRLYDWVLHWAETPYGVGALFLLAMAESSFFPIPPDPLLIALCLGAATKSLRFAAIATAASVIGGVIGYGIGAGGWQVLEPFFFQYVPGVSSHAFDRVQALYDRWDFWAIFFAGLTPIPYKVFTLSAGVFSINFGIFLIASVLSRGLRFFILAALIYKFGTPIAGFIDRYFNWLVTVFGVLLVAGFVLIKMVL
- a CDS encoding protein-L-isoaspartate(D-aspartate) O-methyltransferase; protein product: MEPRSIDPIDDHRFVGYRRKLIEDIRARGIDDLETLQYFDMVPRHVFLPEGVWPRAYEDAPIPIGFGQTASQPSLQAYYLSLLKPTATEKVLEVGTGSGFLTALLALCSDRVYSVERIRELSSRARKALDVMSVQNVALLVGDGTIGWRKYQPFDVIVVSAGGPSIPGALVDQLADGGRMLIPVGSRDGQELVHVQKTGFLVTEDVVKDTVTFVPLLGQFAWKSEAG
- the surE gene encoding 5'/3'-nucleotidase SurE gives rise to the protein MKILCTNDDGYLATGIGVLASAASSLGVVTVVAPDREQSATSHSLTLHNPLRARRTPDGAYVVDGTPTDCVILAVNELLEDRPDVCVSGVNHGPNLGEDVLYSGTVAAAMEATVIGIPAIALSYVGRKHEELAGWEPVVRSVLESILRQDRFPEDTLFNVNLPSVDPSEVKGMKVTSLGRRRYADSITRANDPSGKEYFWIGGGDVIWRGDADSDFQAVEDGYVSVTPLHLDLTNYKLLEEIRAWNLDL
- a CDS encoding MerR family transcriptional regulator; this encodes MSEQEQSLRPVIAAWDPQMKKIRWRSPRGVVMNELIAKKVYYSIGEVCGLSGLKPHVLRYWESQFDVLNPTKNRAGNRVYRSKDIEVILLVKHLLYDEKYTIEGANKRLIEMRKSGELAEERQEVLRPEFLLSMKSELEALKNVLTPGSVLEDE
- a CDS encoding NAD(P)-dependent glycerol-3-phosphate dehydrogenase, with protein sequence MSSLHKVAVLGAGAWGTALAALLSKCGHDVTMWSYEAGVAEAINTEHINPYLGQAVLPETLRATTDLAKAMDGATLVLSVSPSHFVRDVMTGAAKYMSDEALVVSASKGIELSTLLRMDQVLDEILPAQVMDRFCVLSGPSFATEVVSESPTAVVIAGRSAEAAAVAQLAFQTPYFRVYTNTDVVGVELGGALKNVMAVAAGITAGLGYGHNTMAALITRGLAETTRLGVAMGAEVSTFSGLAGMGDLVLTCTGSLSRNRTVGFRLGQGEPLEAILGDMTAVAEGLKAAEAVHDLSKQHGVEMPIAEQVYQIVHEGKSPAEALTDLMLRAPRPEKWS
- the plsY gene encoding glycerol-3-phosphate 1-O-acyltransferase PlsY, with the protein product MTYALLALSYLLGATPTSYWVGRAFHGIDLREKGSGNLGATNAFRVMGARWALPVVIVDVAKGFVPVWFFADIAGVGFNWTLAFGTAAIFGHIFSMWVGFKGGKGVAASAGVFLAIAPWAVLGSFVVWILLTIPTGYVSLGSIGAAATLPIFVALVPHRGGVSVLWFTAALGLFVIWAHRSNVKRLFKGTENRFGSKKAAGAD
- the der gene encoding ribosome biogenesis GTPase Der; this translates as MSERLPVIAVVGRPNVGKSTFFNRVVGSRVAIVDDQPGVTRDRNFSKADWAGHHFFIVDTGGIVEDSDETMDKAIRQQAMLAVAEADVILFLVDTKEGVQPLDQKLAEVLRKTQTPVLLVANKADNLPYNQDHQEFWSLGIGEPIPVSALSGKGSGDLLDLVLEAIPEGAAEVYEEDTIRVAVVGKPNVGKSSFVNRLIGEERVVVSEVAGTTRDPIDTPFKYHGKNMVFVDTAGLRRQSKVKDNVEYYSTIRTERVVYGSDVCVVLIDSSDEELHAQDVKIIRTAWEAGKAVILLANKWDLVEKDTMTSIDFSKKIQARVPFLKWVPIVFVSALSGQRVRKCLDMILEVHEERHRRIDTSEVNRVLEKLLFRQPPPLHRGHRVKIKYGTQVTVRPPTFAIFTNYPKALPDSYIRFLQSGFRHAWSFMGTPIRLRPRAGKDRHDKE